The proteins below come from a single Mucilaginibacter mali genomic window:
- a CDS encoding acetyl-CoA C-acyltransferase — MKEVVIVAATRTPIGSFGGSLASLSATQLGAVVIKSVVEKAGLKPEQVQEVYFGNVMSANLGQAPATQAAKFAGLPDLPATTINKVCASGMKAVMLAAQSIALGQQDIVVAGGMESMSNVPYYLDKARTGYRLGHGQITDGLVKDGLWDVYNDYHMGSAAELCAVDCNISREEQDAFAIESYKRSQQAIADGKFAAEITPVEIKDRKGEVTFFSTDEEAAAVKFDKIPTLKPVFKKDGTVTAANASTLNDGAAALVLMSRERADAMGIKPIARVVAYADAQQAPEWFTTAPSKAIPLALHNATLTADDIDFFEINEAFSVVALANNQLLKLDPARVNVNGGAVSLGHPLGASGARIIVTLAHVLQQNKGKYGVAGICNGGGGASAIVIENLR, encoded by the coding sequence ATGAAGGAAGTAGTTATTGTTGCGGCTACCCGTACGCCTATCGGCAGCTTCGGGGGTTCGCTGGCATCGTTAAGCGCCACACAACTGGGCGCAGTAGTAATAAAAAGCGTTGTTGAAAAGGCTGGTTTAAAGCCAGAACAGGTGCAGGAGGTGTATTTCGGCAACGTGATGTCGGCCAATTTGGGCCAGGCGCCGGCTACCCAGGCAGCCAAATTTGCCGGTCTGCCCGACTTGCCCGCCACTACCATCAACAAAGTTTGTGCATCGGGAATGAAGGCCGTGATGCTGGCCGCGCAAAGTATTGCCTTAGGTCAGCAGGATATTGTTGTGGCCGGTGGCATGGAGAGCATGAGCAATGTGCCCTACTATTTGGATAAAGCCCGTACCGGTTACCGTTTAGGTCATGGTCAGATTACAGATGGCCTGGTTAAAGATGGCCTTTGGGATGTATATAATGATTACCACATGGGTTCGGCAGCTGAATTGTGTGCTGTTGATTGCAATATCAGCCGCGAAGAGCAGGACGCATTCGCCATCGAATCGTACAAACGTTCGCAGCAGGCTATCGCCGATGGCAAATTTGCTGCTGAGATAACCCCGGTTGAAATAAAAGACCGTAAAGGTGAGGTTACCTTTTTCAGTACCGACGAAGAAGCCGCTGCTGTAAAGTTTGATAAGATCCCAACCCTTAAACCGGTATTTAAAAAGGATGGTACAGTTACCGCCGCCAATGCATCAACCCTGAATGATGGCGCTGCCGCTTTAGTTTTAATGAGCCGCGAAAGGGCCGATGCAATGGGTATTAAACCTATTGCCCGTGTTGTTGCTTATGCCGATGCGCAGCAGGCGCCGGAATGGTTCACCACCGCGCCGTCGAAAGCCATCCCTTTAGCCTTGCATAATGCAACCCTAACTGCCGATGATATCGACTTCTTCGAGATCAACGAGGCTTTCTCGGTTGTGGCTCTCGCCAATAATCAACTATTAAAATTGGATCCGGCCAGGGTAAACGTTAATGGCGGTGCTGTTTCCTTAGGCCACCCGCTGGGTGCTTCGGGCGCGCGTATAATTGTGACTTTGGCACATGTACTTCAACAAAATAAAGGTAAATATGGCGTAGCGGGCATTTGCAACGGCGGCGGCGGCGCAAGCGCAATTGTTATCGAAAATTTGCGTTAA
- the queG gene encoding tRNA epoxyqueuosine(34) reductase QueG: MLNRAEYSKLIKAEAKRLGFMFCGIARAGFLEDEAPRLEAWLKAGRHGEMQYMENYFDKRLDPRLLVDGAKSVISMALNYYTDEKQADPSAPKISKYAYGTDYHTVIKDKLKQLLQFMQDNIGEVGGRAFVDSAPVLDKAWAKKAGLGWIGKNTNLINQRSGSFFFLAELIVDIDLEYDIEPTADHCGTCTRCIDACPTEAIVAPYVVDGSRCISYLTIELKNELPQEFKGQNNDWMFGCDVCQDVCPWNKFSVLHNEPAFKPHPDLLGISKKEWEDITEETFQKLFKGSAVKRTKFAGLKRNIDFIK, from the coding sequence ATGCTTAACCGTGCCGAATACAGCAAACTAATAAAAGCCGAGGCCAAACGCCTGGGCTTTATGTTTTGCGGTATTGCCAGGGCTGGCTTTTTGGAGGACGAAGCCCCGCGCTTAGAGGCCTGGCTTAAAGCCGGCAGGCACGGCGAGATGCAGTACATGGAAAACTACTTTGATAAGCGCCTCGATCCGCGCCTGCTGGTTGATGGGGCAAAGTCAGTTATATCCATGGCTTTGAATTATTATACTGATGAAAAGCAAGCCGATCCATCGGCACCCAAAATATCTAAATATGCTTACGGTACCGATTATCATACCGTTATTAAAGACAAACTGAAGCAACTGCTGCAATTTATGCAGGATAATATAGGCGAGGTTGGCGGCAGGGCCTTTGTAGATTCGGCACCGGTGTTGGATAAGGCCTGGGCCAAAAAGGCTGGTTTAGGTTGGATAGGCAAAAACACCAATCTCATCAATCAACGTTCGGGCTCGTTCTTCTTCCTGGCCGAACTGATCGTAGATATTGACCTGGAATACGATATAGAACCCACCGCCGATCATTGCGGTACCTGCACCCGCTGTATCGACGCCTGCCCTACCGAGGCTATCGTGGCGCCTTATGTGGTTGATGGCAGCCGCTGTATCTCTTATCTCACCATCGAATTAAAAAACGAGTTACCACAGGAATTTAAAGGGCAAAACAACGACTGGATGTTCGGGTGCGATGTTTGCCAGGATGTTTGTCCATGGAACAAGTTCTCAGTATTGCATAACGAACCGGCTTTTAAACCCCATCCCGATCTGTTGGGCATCAGCAAAAAAGAATGGGAGGATATCACCGAAGAAACTTTTCAGAAGTTATTTAAAGGATCGGCGGTAAAGCGTACCAAATTTGCCGGATTAAAGCGTAATATTGATTTTATAAAATGA
- a CDS encoding GH92 family glycosyl hydrolase yields MRKTLLTMLFAGAAIASQAQMVNKVIDPVEYANPLMGSASKPDLSNGNTYPAVAVPWGMNFWTPQTGKMGNGWAYTYDADKLKGFKQTHQPSPWMNDYGQFCIMPATGGIKLSENARASWFSHKAEVSKPYYYSVYLADHDITTEMTATERAAQFRFTYPKSDNSTIVIDALDRGSYIKIIPAENKIIGYTKKYARSRLTNFKNYFVIYVDKPFTLASAWKDSIIVKDSLELTANHVGAVIGFKTRKGETVNMRVASSFISFEQAELNLKREIGSNSFNTTMTNAKATWNKTLSRIQVEGGSVDQARTFYSCLYRMLFFPNKLYEIDANNKPVHWSPYTGQTYPGYMFAGTGFWDTFRALYPFLNLMYPSINKEMQEGLINDYKEGGWLPEWSSPGYAPIMIGNNSASIVSDAYIKGGRGYDINKLYEALIHGANAVGPGGTGRTGVEYYNTLGYVPYDVKINENAARTLEYAYDDFTIYQLGKKLGKPASEIEIYKKRAMNYKNLFDPQTGLMRGKNKDGSFQSPFNPFKWGDAFTEGNSWHYSWSVFHDINGLIGLMGGKKAFVNKLDSVFTLPPIFDDSYYGDVIHEIREMQIMNMGQYAHGNQPIQHMLYLYNYAGAPWKTQYWVREAMNRLYKATPDGYCGDEDNGQTSAWYVFSAMGFYPVCPATDQYVLGAPLFKKATLNLENGKKVVINSPTNSAGNRYVSSLTYNGKPYDMTWLSHSALQKGAVIDIKMAPVPNKQRGIKDNAVPYSLSTEK; encoded by the coding sequence ATGAGAAAAACATTATTGACGATGCTTTTTGCCGGAGCGGCGATCGCTTCGCAAGCGCAAATGGTTAACAAGGTTATTGATCCGGTAGAATATGCCAACCCGCTGATGGGTTCGGCATCAAAGCCCGATCTGTCTAACGGTAACACCTACCCTGCTGTAGCTGTGCCCTGGGGCATGAATTTCTGGACGCCGCAAACCGGCAAAATGGGTAACGGCTGGGCCTATACCTACGATGCCGACAAGCTGAAGGGCTTCAAACAAACCCACCAGCCATCGCCGTGGATGAATGATTACGGTCAGTTTTGTATTATGCCGGCTACCGGTGGCATCAAGCTTTCGGAGAACGCGCGGGCCAGCTGGTTCAGTCATAAAGCCGAGGTATCTAAGCCTTATTATTACAGCGTTTACCTTGCCGATCATGATATCACTACCGAAATGACCGCCACCGAACGTGCGGCGCAATTCCGGTTCACTTATCCCAAAAGTGATAATTCGACCATCGTTATCGATGCCTTAGACCGCGGATCGTATATCAAGATCATCCCGGCCGAAAACAAGATCATCGGGTATACCAAAAAATATGCCCGCAGCAGGTTAACCAACTTTAAAAACTACTTTGTTATTTATGTAGATAAGCCGTTTACGCTGGCCAGCGCCTGGAAGGATTCGATAATTGTGAAAGACTCCTTAGAATTAACGGCTAACCACGTAGGCGCGGTTATCGGCTTTAAAACGCGCAAGGGCGAAACGGTGAACATGCGTGTGGCTTCATCGTTCATCAGCTTTGAGCAAGCTGAACTGAACCTAAAACGCGAGATCGGGAGCAACAGCTTCAACACCACCATGACCAACGCCAAAGCCACCTGGAATAAAACCCTGAGCCGCATACAGGTTGAGGGTGGTTCGGTAGATCAGGCACGCACTTTTTATAGCTGCCTGTACCGCATGCTGTTCTTCCCCAACAAGTTATATGAGATTGATGCGAACAACAAACCCGTGCACTGGAGCCCGTACACCGGCCAAACCTACCCGGGCTATATGTTTGCAGGGACCGGTTTTTGGGATACCTTCCGCGCGCTGTACCCATTCCTTAACCTGATGTATCCATCCATTAACAAGGAGATGCAAGAAGGTTTGATAAACGATTACAAAGAGGGCGGCTGGCTACCCGAGTGGAGCAGCCCGGGTTACGCGCCGATCATGATAGGTAACAACTCGGCATCCATCGTGTCCGACGCTTATATTAAGGGCGGTCGTGGCTATGATATCAACAAACTTTACGAGGCGCTTATACACGGTGCTAATGCCGTTGGCCCGGGCGGTACCGGCCGTACCGGTGTTGAATATTACAACACACTGGGTTATGTGCCTTATGATGTGAAGATCAATGAGAACGCCGCCCGTACGCTGGAATATGCTTATGATGATTTTACCATCTACCAATTAGGTAAAAAACTGGGCAAACCTGCGTCTGAAATTGAGATCTACAAAAAGCGCGCGATGAACTACAAAAACCTGTTCGACCCGCAGACAGGTTTAATGCGCGGTAAAAATAAGGATGGCAGCTTCCAGTCGCCGTTTAATCCGTTTAAATGGGGTGATGCCTTTACCGAGGGCAACAGCTGGCACTATAGCTGGAGCGTTTTCCACGATATCAACGGCCTTATCGGTTTAATGGGCGGCAAAAAGGCCTTTGTAAATAAACTGGATTCGGTGTTCACCCTGCCGCCGATATTTGACGACAGCTATTATGGCGATGTGATCCACGAGATCCGCGAGATGCAGATCATGAATATGGGCCAGTACGCGCATGGTAACCAGCCTATTCAGCATATGCTTTACCTGTATAACTATGCCGGCGCGCCATGGAAAACTCAATACTGGGTGCGCGAAGCCATGAACCGCCTGTACAAAGCTACCCCTGATGGCTATTGCGGCGACGAAGATAATGGCCAAACATCGGCTTGGTATGTATTCTCGGCTATGGGCTTCTACCCTGTTTGCCCGGCAACCGATCAGTATGTATTAGGCGCACCGCTGTTTAAGAAAGCGACGCTCAATTTAGAAAACGGCAAAAAAGTGGTGATCAATTCGCCAACTAACAGCGCCGGCAACCGCTATGTAAGCAGTCTGACCTATAACGGCAAACCTTACGATATGACCTGGCTAAGCCATTCGGCCCTGCAAAAAGGCGCGGTGATCGACATCAAAATGGCCCCGGTACCAAATAAGCAACGGGGTATTAAGGACAACGCGGTACCCTATTCATTATCTACCGAAAAGTAA
- the ruvB gene encoding Holliday junction branch migration DNA helicase RuvB — translation MNENLNPDRERLSSAEYDIEKVLRPQAFEDFTGQHKILANLKVFVQAARQRGEALDHVLLHGPPGLGKTTLSHIIANEMGVGIKITSGPVLDKPGDLAGLLTNLETGDILFIDEIHRLSPLVEEYLYSAMEDFKIDIMLESGPNARSVQLSLNPFTLVGATTRSGLLTAPLRARFGINSRLEYYDAKLLTTILLRSASILKTPISDEGAYEIARRSRGTPRIANALLRRTRDFAQIKGNGTIDTEIAQYALNALNVDEHGLDEMDNKILTTIIEKFKGGPVGLKTIATAVGEDEGTIEEVYEPFLIQEGFLMRTSRGREATEHAYKHLGLFKPGASQTLF, via the coding sequence ATGAATGAAAATTTGAATCCCGACCGTGAGCGACTATCATCAGCAGAGTATGATATAGAAAAAGTTTTACGGCCCCAGGCTTTCGAAGATTTTACCGGTCAGCATAAAATATTAGCCAATCTTAAGGTGTTTGTTCAGGCTGCCCGCCAACGTGGCGAAGCGCTTGACCATGTTTTACTGCACGGCCCTCCGGGATTGGGTAAAACCACCCTGTCGCACATCATCGCCAACGAAATGGGCGTAGGCATCAAGATCACCTCAGGACCCGTGCTGGACAAACCCGGCGATCTGGCCGGCCTGCTTACCAACCTTGAAACCGGCGATATCCTTTTTATTGATGAGATACACCGCTTAAGTCCGCTGGTAGAAGAATACTTGTATTCGGCTATGGAGGATTTTAAGATAGATATTATGCTGGAAAGTGGCCCCAACGCCCGCTCGGTGCAATTATCCTTAAATCCGTTTACGCTGGTTGGTGCCACTACCCGCTCCGGTTTGTTGACCGCCCCGCTGCGTGCCCGCTTTGGCATCAATTCTCGATTAGAGTATTACGATGCTAAGTTATTGACCACTATTTTGCTGCGGTCGGCATCGATACTGAAAACGCCCATCAGCGATGAGGGTGCTTATGAGATTGCCCGCCGCAGCCGTGGTACGCCACGTATTGCCAACGCGCTGTTACGCCGCACCCGCGATTTTGCCCAGATAAAGGGTAACGGCACTATCGACACCGAAATAGCTCAATATGCGCTGAACGCGTTGAATGTAGACGAGCATGGCCTGGATGAGATGGACAATAAGATCCTGACAACCATCATCGAGAAGTTTAAGGGCGGGCCTGTCGGATTGAAGACCATAGCGACCGCCGTTGGTGAAGATGAGGGCACCATTGAAGAAGTTTACGAGCCATTTTTGATACAGGAAGGCTTCCTGATGCGTACATCGCGCGGACGGGAAGCTACTGAACATGCCTATAAACACTTAGGCCTGTTTAAACCCGGCGCAAGCCAAACCTTGTTTTAG
- a CDS encoding polyprenol monophosphomannose synthase, whose translation MSDSIVIIPTYNEKENVERMIRKVMSLTPEFDLLIIDDGSPDGTAAIVKQLQTEFSGRLFIEERTGKQGLGTAYIHGFRWCLERQYEYIFEMDCDFSHNPDDLIRLRDACEDGADMSVGSRYIKGVNVVNWPMSRVLMSYFASVYVRFITGLNIQDSTAGFVCYKRKVLQTIQLHKIKFVGYAFQIEMKYTTVKHGFNVVEIPIIFTDRTVGTSKMSGGIFYEAFFGVIQMKINSIFRKYPEG comes from the coding sequence GTGTCGGACAGCATTGTTATTATACCTACTTACAACGAAAAGGAAAATGTTGAGCGCATGATCCGTAAGGTGATGTCGCTCACTCCCGAATTTGACCTGCTGATCATTGACGATGGCTCACCAGATGGCACCGCCGCTATCGTTAAACAATTACAGACCGAATTTTCCGGAAGATTATTTATCGAAGAACGGACAGGCAAGCAAGGTTTAGGTACCGCCTATATACATGGTTTCCGCTGGTGCCTGGAACGCCAATACGAATACATTTTTGAAATGGACTGCGATTTCTCACACAACCCCGATGACCTGATCAGGTTGCGCGATGCGTGTGAGGATGGGGCCGATATGTCGGTAGGTTCACGCTATATAAAAGGAGTGAACGTAGTTAACTGGCCCATGAGCCGGGTGCTGATGAGTTATTTCGCATCGGTTTATGTGCGTTTTATTACAGGCCTTAATATCCAGGATTCTACCGCGGGTTTTGTTTGTTATAAGCGTAAGGTTTTACAAACCATCCAACTGCATAAGATAAAATTTGTGGGCTATGCCTTTCAGATAGAAATGAAGTATACCACTGTGAAACATGGATTTAACGTGGTAGAGATCCCTATTATTTTTACCGACCGCACAGTTGGTACATCCAAAATGTCAGGCGGTATCTTCTATGAAGCCTTTTTTGGCGTTATCCAGATGAAGATCAACAGCATTTTCAGGAAGTATCCTGAAGGATGA
- a CDS encoding POT family MFS transporter codes for MTNDTLTVPAEKKPRYPKSVPYIIGNEAAERFSFYGMRSILVTFLVAQFYNPTGDKALTTVAEAHANESTHFFVTLAYTLPFVGGLVADWFTGKYKLILYISMVYCFGHLCLALFDSNINGFIAGLVLVAIGAGGIKSCVSANVGDQFDATNQDLLSKVYGWFYFSINAGSMFSTMLIPWVYKYYGAQWAFGIPGILMGLATLIFFLGRKKYVRVPPKGVNRNNFVFISFYALTHMSQKKAGQSLLDVAKGEYDPEKVEGVKAVYRVMAVFFFALAFWAVWDQCLSEWVLQAAKMNLSVNLGFTKFDVIAGQVNTVNTIFLLIFIPIFNYGIYPFFDKIGLKTTPLRRLGVGLILTALSFVIIAMIQANIDHGGSPSIWWQILAYAVLSAAEVLVSITGLQYAYTHSPASMKSTMSGIWFLVVALGNLITAAVNNNIKNHGYFEAHLAGANYYWFFVGFIAVFIVLFMFIAPRLKEHNYIDDAENENKVVSETEKL; via the coding sequence ATGACAAACGATACACTAACTGTTCCTGCAGAAAAGAAACCGCGTTACCCAAAAAGCGTCCCGTATATCATTGGTAATGAGGCCGCCGAGCGCTTCAGCTTTTATGGTATGCGCTCTATTTTGGTTACCTTTTTGGTGGCGCAATTTTACAACCCTACCGGCGATAAGGCATTAACAACCGTAGCCGAAGCTCATGCTAACGAGAGTACGCACTTTTTTGTAACGCTGGCCTATACGCTCCCGTTTGTGGGTGGTTTAGTTGCCGACTGGTTCACCGGCAAGTACAAATTGATCCTTTACATATCAATGGTGTATTGCTTTGGCCACTTATGCCTGGCTTTATTTGATAGCAATATCAATGGCTTTATCGCGGGTTTGGTTTTAGTTGCCATCGGCGCGGGCGGTATCAAATCCTGCGTATCGGCCAACGTAGGCGATCAGTTTGATGCCACCAATCAGGACCTGCTTTCAAAGGTATATGGCTGGTTCTACTTCAGTATTAACGCGGGTTCCATGTTTTCTACTATGCTTATTCCATGGGTGTATAAATATTATGGCGCGCAATGGGCTTTCGGTATCCCGGGCATCCTGATGGGTTTGGCTACGCTGATCTTCTTCCTAGGTCGTAAAAAATATGTGCGCGTTCCGCCTAAAGGCGTTAACAGAAATAATTTTGTGTTCATCTCGTTTTACGCTTTAACCCATATGAGCCAAAAGAAAGCAGGCCAGTCGTTATTAGATGTTGCCAAGGGTGAGTACGATCCGGAAAAAGTAGAGGGCGTAAAAGCGGTTTACCGTGTAATGGCTGTGTTCTTCTTCGCGCTGGCGTTTTGGGCCGTTTGGGATCAGTGCTTATCAGAGTGGGTATTGCAAGCTGCAAAAATGAACCTGTCTGTTAACCTGGGCTTCACCAAATTTGATGTGATAGCCGGACAGGTAAATACAGTAAACACTATCTTCCTGCTGATATTTATCCCAATATTCAATTATGGCATCTATCCTTTCTTCGATAAGATCGGCTTAAAAACCACTCCTTTAAGAAGATTAGGTGTTGGTTTGATATTAACGGCGCTTTCGTTTGTTATTATTGCCATGATACAGGCCAATATCGATCACGGCGGTTCGCCATCTATCTGGTGGCAAATCCTGGCTTACGCGGTACTTTCAGCTGCTGAAGTATTGGTGTCGATCACCGGTTTGCAGTATGCCTACACCCACTCGCCTGCTTCTATGAAGAGTACCATGTCGGGCATTTGGTTCCTGGTGGTGGCATTGGGTAATTTGATTACCGCCGCGGTTAACAACAACATCAAAAATCACGGTTATTTTGAAGCCCATTTGGCCGGTGCCAATTACTACTGGTTCTTTGTAGGGTTTATAGCTGTGTTTATTGTGTTGTTTATGTTCATAGCACCACGTTTAAAAGAACATAACTACATTGATGACGCTGAAAACGAAAACAAAGTAGTATCAGAAACAGAGAAACTGTAA
- a CDS encoding exonuclease domain-containing protein: MYAIVDIETTGGHASANGITEVAICIHDGMQVTHRYETLVNPGRDIPVYIRALTGISNEMVQGAPYFGQVAHEIYQLLHDKIFVAHNVNFDYSFLRYHLSASGYDLNCNKLCTVRLGRKILPGLPSYSLGKLCHHLGIANASRHRAGGDADATAELFGLLLRSDTNKHILASLKHNSKEQNLPPHLPKNVIESLPLMPGVYYFHDQKGKVIYVGKAVNIKKRVRSHFSGNNPNQQRQEFLRNIHHITYQECGTELMSLAMEAVEIKRLWPKYNRSLKRFEHRFGLYTYKDQRGYLRLAVDKHRKYADAVHNCKSLLEGYGILNQLIEEFELCPKLCFIQKNNDTCTGSLKEQCACEGVEDAEAYNQKVDNAINSLKEQLPTFALRDKGRNYDEQSCMLIENGRFYGMGYITNDFQVDNFEALKALLLPYPDNGYIRNLVLAHVERYPAKKLDLVWEMAGV, encoded by the coding sequence ATGTACGCGATTGTAGATATAGAGACCACCGGCGGCCACGCCAGCGCCAACGGAATAACCGAGGTGGCTATCTGTATTCATGATGGTATGCAGGTTACGCACCGCTACGAAACGTTGGTTAATCCCGGGCGTGACATCCCGGTTTATATACGTGCCCTAACCGGCATTAGTAATGAGATGGTGCAGGGTGCCCCCTACTTTGGGCAAGTGGCGCACGAGATTTACCAGTTACTGCATGATAAGATCTTCGTGGCGCATAATGTCAATTTTGATTATTCTTTCCTGCGCTATCACCTGTCGGCTTCGGGGTATGATCTCAACTGCAATAAGCTTTGTACCGTTCGCCTTGGGCGTAAAATATTGCCGGGGCTGCCCTCCTATAGTTTGGGCAAATTGTGCCATCATTTAGGTATCGCCAATGCCAGTCGCCACCGCGCGGGGGGCGATGCCGATGCTACCGCAGAGTTGTTTGGCTTGCTGTTGCGCAGCGATACCAATAAGCATATCCTGGCATCGCTTAAACACAACAGCAAGGAGCAGAACCTGCCGCCGCATTTGCCTAAAAACGTAATTGAATCGCTGCCGCTGATGCCGGGCGTATATTATTTTCACGATCAAAAGGGTAAGGTGATTTACGTAGGCAAGGCCGTAAACATTAAAAAACGGGTACGCAGCCATTTCAGCGGGAATAATCCTAACCAGCAACGGCAGGAGTTTTTGCGCAATATCCACCACATTACCTACCAGGAATGCGGAACCGAACTGATGTCGCTGGCGATGGAAGCGGTAGAGATCAAACGCTTGTGGCCAAAATACAACCGCTCGCTTAAACGCTTTGAGCATCGCTTTGGCCTGTATACCTATAAAGATCAGCGCGGCTACCTGCGCCTGGCGGTGGATAAGCACCGCAAATATGCCGATGCCGTGCATAACTGCAAATCGCTTTTGGAAGGTTACGGTATCCTTAACCAGTTGATAGAAGAGTTTGAGTTATGCCCCAAGCTATGCTTCATCCAAAAAAATAATGATACCTGCACCGGCAGCCTGAAGGAACAATGCGCCTGCGAGGGTGTGGAGGACGCCGAAGCCTACAATCAAAAGGTGGATAACGCCATCAACAGCTTAAAGGAGCAGCTGCCTACCTTTGCCCTGCGCGATAAAGGCCGCAACTACGATGAGCAAAGCTGTATGCTGATAGAGAACGGCCGCTTTTACGGCATGGGCTATATCACCAACGATTTCCAGGTAGATAATTTCGAAGCGCTGAAAGCGCTTCTTTTACCCTACCCTGATAATGGTTATATCCGCAACCTGGTGCTGGCCCATGTAGAACGTTACCCGGCTAAGAAGCTGGATTTGGTGTGGGAGATGGCTGGGGTTTAG
- a CDS encoding polysaccharide deacetylase family protein: MVSSASAQGNAAAILARKQVPILCYHQIRDWTAKDSKNAKDYICPIGVFKAHMKMLADSGYHTILPDQLYAYLTTGAALPSKPIMLTFDDTDLDQFTIANPELKKYHFKAVYFVMTVSLGRPHYMTPDMVKKLSDEGNIIGSHTWDHHMVTKYSHNSVLKIIGKNGKVTTKPTDDWVTQIDKPTKKLEEITGKKLQYFAYPFGLWNKSAIAGIKEHGFKAAFSLADKRDPQDPLFTIRRIITSGYWSPKTLSTSIRQSF; encoded by the coding sequence ATGGTATCATCAGCTTCGGCGCAGGGAAATGCCGCTGCTATACTGGCCCGTAAACAAGTACCTATTTTATGCTATCACCAAATACGCGACTGGACCGCTAAAGATTCAAAAAATGCTAAGGACTATATCTGCCCTATCGGCGTTTTTAAAGCGCACATGAAAATGCTGGCCGATAGCGGTTATCATACCATCCTGCCCGATCAATTATACGCATATCTTACAACCGGCGCAGCTTTACCGAGCAAACCCATCATGCTAACGTTTGACGATACCGACCTGGACCAATTCACTATCGCCAATCCTGAGTTGAAGAAATACCACTTTAAAGCGGTTTATTTTGTGATGACCGTATCATTAGGCCGCCCGCATTACATGACGCCTGACATGGTCAAAAAACTATCTGACGAGGGTAACATCATCGGCAGCCATACCTGGGACCACCACATGGTTACCAAATACTCGCACAACTCGGTATTGAAGATCATCGGCAAAAATGGCAAGGTTACTACCAAGCCAACCGACGATTGGGTTACCCAAATTGATAAGCCAACCAAAAAGCTGGAAGAGATCACCGGTAAAAAACTGCAATACTTCGCCTATCCGTTCGGTTTGTGGAACAAGTCGGCTATTGCCGGTATCAAGGAGCATGGCTTTAAGGCGGCATTCTCATTGGCTGATAAACGCGACCCTCAGGATCCGCTGTTTACCATTCGCCGTATTATTACCAGCGGTTACTGGAGCCCCAAGACTTTGAGTACGAGTATCAGGCAGAGTTTTTAA